Proteins encoded within one genomic window of Jiangella mangrovi:
- a CDS encoding VOC family protein — MPDRLPEPALRAVDAVVVRVPDLDAGLAFYRDELGHELLWRHDAIGQAGPRLPDAESELVLATDVPPGPAWLVDAVEPAAERFVAAGGRVVSPPADVPVGRVAVVEDPFGNPLVLIDLSRGRYTTDAAGRVTGLTPPPS, encoded by the coding sequence ATGCCTGACCGGCTGCCCGAGCCGGCGCTCCGCGCCGTCGACGCGGTGGTCGTCCGGGTGCCCGACCTCGACGCCGGGCTCGCGTTCTACCGCGACGAGCTGGGACACGAGTTGCTCTGGCGGCACGACGCCATCGGCCAGGCCGGGCCGCGGCTGCCCGACGCCGAGAGCGAGCTCGTGCTGGCGACCGACGTCCCGCCCGGTCCCGCCTGGCTGGTCGACGCGGTGGAGCCCGCGGCCGAGCGGTTCGTGGCGGCCGGCGGGCGGGTGGTCTCGCCGCCGGCCGACGTCCCGGTGGGCCGGGTCGCCGTCGTCGAGGACCCGTTCGGCAACCCGCTGGTGCTGATCGACCTCTCCCGCGGCCGCTACACCACCGACGCCGCCGGCCGCGTCACCGGACTGACCCCGCCCCCGAGTTGA